A DNA window from Hevea brasiliensis isolate MT/VB/25A 57/8 chromosome 2, ASM3005281v1, whole genome shotgun sequence contains the following coding sequences:
- the LOC110650824 gene encoding LOW QUALITY PROTEIN: protein FD (The sequence of the model RefSeq protein was modified relative to this genomic sequence to represent the inferred CDS: deleted 1 base in 1 codon), with the protein MRSLPERNDNFSRNSYSPSKSSSSCSSLSPQEVNPSSPRKSMEDVWKDINLTCLQECPSSTNHTALPPGMILQDFLARPFNKDPPTEPSSDRGTDFLNSLATRPATMLSLNSGSDFEILESGTVPRRPNPQLHSHARVDTPSFGSWLISPFDALGSSSVFPSICQKRLQETHNNSTDRRHKRMMKNRESAARSRARKQESLSLSLSKRCSLYLKINDPCNVLVTFFSGFLFIPFLKHVQAYTQELELEVAHLAEENARLRMQQEKFLAAPAQLPKKHSLCRTSTAPF; encoded by the exons atGCGGTCATTGCCAGAAAGAAACGATAACTTTAGTAGAAACTCTTACTCGCCTTCAAAATCCTCTTCTTCGTGTTCCTCCCTCTCACCTCAGGAAGTAAATCCTTCATCACCCAGAAAATCCATGGAAGACGTTTGGAAAGATATAAACCTAACATGTCTTCAAGAATGCCCCAGCAGCACAAACCACACTGCTTTGCCTCCTGGTATGATCCTTCAAGACTTCTTGGCTAGACCCTTCAACAAAGACCCGCCAACTGAACCCTCCTCTGATAGGGGCACAGATTTCCTAAATTCTTTAGCGACACGACCTGCCACTATGTTAAGTTTGAATTCTGGGTCTGATTTTGAAATTCTTGAAAGTGGTACTGTACCCAGAAGGCCAAACCCTCAGTTGCATAGTCATGCGAGAGTTGACACACCCTCTTTTGGCTCTTGGCTAATCTCTCCCTTTGATGCTCTGGGTTCTTCATCGGTCTTTCCTTCCATTTGCCAGAAAAGGCTTCAAGAAACTCACAACAACTCTACTGATCGGAGACACAAACGAATGATGAAGAATAGAGAATCAGCTGCTCGGTCCAGGGCTAGAAAGCaggaatctctctctctctctctatcaaaAAGATGTTCTCTTTACTTAAAAATA AATGACCCATGTAATGTTTTAGTGACATTTTTTAGTGGGTTTCTTTTCATCCCCTTTTTAAAACATGTTCAGGCTTACACACAAGAATTGGAACTCGAAGTAGCACATTTAGCGGAAGAGAATGCTAGGCTAAGGATGCAGCAAGAAAAG TTCCTGGCAGCTCCTGCTCAGCTTCCAAAAAAGCACAGTCTCTGCAGAACCTCAACAGCTCCATTTTGA